A single Plasmodium yoelii strain 17X genome assembly, chromosome: 10 DNA region contains:
- a CDS encoding transcription factor BTF3, putative has translation MEKISPEILAARAKLKERMGASQRQIGGKGTARRKIKKVHKNSMPNEKKINLILKKIGASYFGDVDEICIYKNSDKYLEFKRPKLSASLQSNTYIVTGKFTEQTIDINKIFEGLQGNKNVDMKLLERLKNDPTIKSLMAKDKEKNQKKEDAEQTAQVPDLVENFEEVSKEKTEE, from the coding sequence atggaaaaaatatcCCCCGAAATTTTAGCTGCTAGGGCTAAACTGAAAGAGCGAATGGGAGCTAGCCAAAGACAAATAGGAGGAAAAGGAACAGCTcgaagaaaaataaaaaaagttcataaaaattcaatgccaaatgaaaaaaaaattaatttaattttaaaaaaaattggtgCTTCCTATTTTGGTGATGTCGatgaaatatgtatatataaaaattcagACAAATATCTTGAATTTAAACGACCAAAATTATCAGCATCATTACAATCAAACACTTATATTGTTACTGGAAAATTTACTGAACAAACAATTgatattaacaaaatttttGAAGGATTacaaggaaataaaaatgtagatATGAAACTTTTAGAAAGACTAAAAAATGATCCAACTATTAAAAGCTTAATGGCTAAAGACaaagaaaaaaatcaaaaaaaagaagatgcAGAACAAACTGCTCAAGTACCAGATCTAGTTGAAAATTTTGAAGAAGTTTCAAAAGAAAAAACTGAAGAGTAA
- a CDS encoding protein arginine N-methyltransferase 1, putative: MSKKYIHTENKYEEKGKHFNAQNGSQNFSQDALKQFYNSWDKLYKEEIKNEERKNFIKCDEDGTEKDMENGNKEYFNSYAYIHIHEDMIKDEIRTRSYYDAIRKNEHLIKDKIVLDVGCGTGILSFFAAKHGAKHVYSIEKSNIIYTALNIRDANNLTDKITFIKGLAENITLPVEKVDIIISEWMGYCLLYENMLDTVLFCRDKWLKPGGIIFPDKAYMYIAGIEDSLYREEKFDYWKHCYGFNFTPVVPILKEEVVIDYVDKNYVVTNSSCILKLDLNTCTKEDLSFVSPFTITMTRRDYIHALVIWFDISFSACHTDVSFTTGPYGPNTHWKQIVLYTNHIITGEKNETLKGMFALKKNEQNNRYIDMKLHYNFSGAHSKVESTQFFNIS; this comes from the coding sequence AtgtcaaaaaaatatattcatactGAAAATAAATACGAAGAAAAAGGAAAACACTTTAATGCTCAAAATGGAAGTCAAAATTTTAGCCAAGATGCATTAAAACAGTTTTACAATTCATGggataaattatataaagaagaaataaaaaatgaagaacgaaaaaattttataaaatgtgATGAAGACGGAACTGAAAAAGATATggaaaatggaaataaagagtattttaattcatatgcttatatacatatacatgaAGATATGATAAAAGATGAAATAAGAACAAGAAGTTATTATGATGCAATCAGAAAAAATGAACACttaataaaagataaaatagtATTAGATGTTGGATGTGGAACAggtattttatctttttttgcAGCAAAACATGGAGCCAAACATGTATATAGTATAGAAAAAAgtaacataatatatactgCATTAAATATAAGAGATGCAAACAATTTAACAGATAAAATTACATTTATAAAAGGGTTAGCAGAAAATATAACACTTCCTGTAGAAAAAGttgatattattatatctGAATGGATGGGATATTGTTTGCTTTATGAAAATATGCTTGATactgttttattttgtaGAGATAAATGGTTAAAACCAGGTGGTATCATATTTCCTGATAAAGCTTATATGTATATTGCAGGTATAGAAGATAGCTTATATAGAGAAGAAAAATTTGATTATTGGAAACATTGCTATGGATTTAATTTTACACCCGTTGTTCCTATTTTAAAAGAAGAAGTAGTTATTGATTATgttgataaaaattatgtagtTACAAATTCAAGttgtatattaaaattagaTTTGAATACATGTACAAAAGAAGATTTATCTTTTGTATCTCCATTTACCATTACAATGACAAGAAGAGATTATATACATGCTCTTGTTATATGGTTTGATATATCTTTTTCTGCTTGCCATACAGATGTAAGTTTTACTACAGGACCATATGGTCCTAATACACATTGGAAacaaattgttttatatactaatcatattattactggggaaaaaaatgaaacattAAAAGGCATGTTTGCtctcaaaaaaaatgaacaaaataatagatatataGATATGAAGCTACATTATAATTTCTCTGGTGCACATTCTAAAGTTGAAAGTACACagttttttaatattagttAG
- a CDS encoding ribosomal protein L21e codes for MGGKSKGKRSGTRYKFSQGFRKHGECTANKYLENINYGDYVDIVCDSSQQKGMPFNFYHGRTGKVFHITKRGVGVLVNKRVRHRIIQKKVCVRIEHVRKSRCNEDFILRKKKNQELIKEAKLKNERISVKRKTEGPKPAAMIQVPPSKLITVEPLPFYEEY; via the coding sequence atGGGAGGTAAATCAAAAGGTAAAAGATCAGGAACAAGATATAAATTTTCTCAAGGTTTCCGTAAACATGGAGAATGTACTGCCAAtaaatatttagaaaatataaattatggtGATTATGTTGATATTGTTTGTGATTCATCTCAACAAAAGGGTATgccatttaatttttatcatgGAAGAACTGGAAAAGTTTTCCATATCACAAAAAGAGGAGTTGGTGTTTTAGTTAATAAAAGAGTTAGGCATAgaataattcaaaaaaaagtTTGTGTAAGAATTGAGCATGTAAGAAAATCTCGATGTAATGAagattttattttaagaaaaaaaaaaaatcaagaaTTAATTAAAGAAGCTAAactaaaaaatgaaagaatatcagttaaaagaaaaacaGAAGGACCCAAACCAGCTGCTATGATTCAAGTTCCACCATCAAAATTAATTACTGTTGAACCATTACCATTTTATGAagaatattaa
- a CDS encoding ABC transporter protein, translating to MSIKELKNKKDLSSSCEQITYKFSNVKYSVDNGNLEILHGINGMILPQKITIIMGPSGSGKTTLLNILSMQILDGVEGNFLINNKPRTKSVKHHMGYVLQDDYFFANLTVYETLEFAARIKLDIKDKKKLEDLINSVLNIMDLTHVKDTIVGNAFIRGISGGQRKRLSIATEILSNPPLLFMDEPTSGLDSAAALSLVECMQKMSRFSNTTILSSLHQPSSQIFEKFDKLIAISSGYIIYQGKTTDLNIYLKKIGFICPHGWNIADYLMEILSNKKNEPILLENYNKYISFNEEEGYYMDLNNINNTIIHNDHDSEIKKKENLENDSNKNNNEQILLSNNISQQDFDNEIKKRDQDSKKLKAIELLISFEMKKASYIMQFLYLLIRGLKKFIVDELTIIKIIDLSITLTIFGFLWSKAFSDPHRVLDSMGAIFFMIAYWTYYPAYLSLYSFPSERVIIAKERNVKTYQVSNYFLSQALAEFIFFFCLIAVWSLFSHIALYGSFKFDVYIGFVFIITLNSLISSSLGYFISTLFDNLSRSVSLLSVSLLTMTLSNGFYVEVAKLKPPVKYLQWFSFQTYTASAMAKIKFSDIFIECLPNNISIECQNINKIPENMVIKQRFADIQLYVSILILFTFYFIIKTCIYISLRWSNALKMK from the coding sequence ATGAGTATAAAGGaacttaaaaataaaaaggattTGTCATCATCATGTGAACAAATTACTTATAAATTTtcaaatgtaaaatattcAGTCGATAATGGAAACTTAGAAATCTTACACGGAATTAATGGAATGATTCTTCcacaaaaaataacaattataatGGGACCAAGTGGAAGTGGAAAAACAACAttgttaaatattttatcaatGCAAATACTAGATGGGGTTGAAggaaattttttaataaataataaaccTCGAACAAAAAGTGTAAAACATCATATGGGATATGTATTACAagatgattatttttttgcaaaTTTAACAGTATATGAAACTTTAGAATTTGCAGCCAGAATCAAATTAgatataaaagataaaaaaaaattagaagatttaattaattccgttttaaatattatggATTTAACTCATGTTAAAGATACAATAGTTGGAAATGCATTTATAAGAGGTATAAGTGGTGGGCAAAGAAAAAGATTATCTATAGCCACTGAAATATTATCTAACCCacctttattatttatggaTGAACCAACTAGCGGTTTAGATTCTGCAGCAGCTTTATCGCTAGTTGAATGCATGCAAAAAATGTCCAGATTCTCAAATACTACTATTTTATCATCTTTGCATCAACCTAGTAGtcaaatttttgaaaaatttgaTAAACTAATTGCTATTAGTAGTggttatataatatatcaagGTAAAACTACTGATTTAAATatctatttaaaaaaaatcggTTTTATATGTCCACATGGTTGGAATATAGCTGACTATTTAATGGAAATATTAtctaacaaaaaaaatgaacctATACttttagaaaattataataaatacatatcTTTTAATGAAGAAGAAGGATATTATAtggatttaaataatattaataatacaataattCATAATGATCATGAtagtgaaataaaaaaaaaagaaaatttagaaaatgattctaataaaaataataatgaacaaaTTTTATTGTCAAATAATATTTCCCAACAAGATTTcgataatgaaataaaaaaacgagATCAAGAttcgaaaaaattaaaagctattgaattattaatttcatttgaaatgaaaaaagcTTCTTATATAATGCaatttctatatttattaattagaggattaaaaaaatttatagtAGATGAATTaactattataaaaataatagattTATCTATTACATTAACAATATTTGGATTTTTATGGTCAAAAGCTTTTTCAGATCCACATAGGGTTTTAGATTCAATGGgtgcaattttttttatgatagcATATTGGACATATTATCCAGCATATTTATCTTTATATTCATTTCCTTCTGAACGAGTTATAATAGCTAAAGAAAGAAATGTAAAAACTTATCAAGTtagtaattattttttgtcaCAAGCATTAGctgaatttattttttttttttgtttaattgcTGTATGGAGTTTATTTTCACATATAGCATTATATGGATCATTCAAATTTGATGTATATATTGgttttgtatttattattacgTTAAATTCGTTAATAAGTAGTTCCTTAGGATATTTTATATCAACATTATTTGACAATTTAAGTCGATCTGTTAGTTTATTATCTGTTTCACTTTTAACGATGACTTTATCAAATGGATTTTATGTAGAAGTTGCTAAATTAAAACCTCCTGTAAAATATTTGCAATGGTTTTCTTTTCAAACATATACAGCTTCAGCTATGGCTAAAATCAAATTTAgtgatatatttatagaatGTTTACCTAATAATATCTCGATTGAAtgtcaaaatataaataaaataccaGAAAATATGGTTATCAAACAAAGATTTGCAGACATACAGTTATATGTATccatacttattttattcactttctactttattataaagacatgtatttatatttctcttAGATGGTCAAATGCgttgaaaatgaaataa
- a CDS encoding cytochrome b-c1 complex subunit 6, putative, with translation MSYPYNTEFFVRYPKFKERDEKDRTTDPRIELEKKCEVKCVRPVNEYKNCVTRVKARTDNKGNCLGQYEELYICIDHCVAKDLFNYLV, from the coding sequence ATGTCGTATCCATATAATACAGAATTTTTTGTTCGTTACCCAAAATTTAAAGAGAGAGATGAAAAAGATAGAACTACCGATCCTAGAATAGAACTAGAAAAAAAATGCGAAGTAAAATGTGTGCGCCCAGtgaatgaatataaaaattgcgTAACCAGAGTAAAGGCTAGAACTGACAATAAAGGAAATTGCCTAGGCCAGTATGAAgagttatatatttgtattgaCCATTGTGTGGCGAAGGATTTGTTTAATTACTTAGTCTAG
- a CDS encoding dynein intermediate chain, putative produces MIDYYYCYTNNKSAIGKKCKFSKSKSQIIGRIEPNNQIKKKYMYKENINYNDENIKKYSEEYINIESVKLENKFFYHSEGGWTKDVDISEHQNKLKYIKRLDKDINLINSLKYLMGETTKIINKNNCINIYEEYFKDDIKNEEHFKIKSLLVIKDKLRKYNRFVTSIKWANDNTHKIAISYCVNNYQKILNNTSKNCLLYNLNEINNPYQILYSKSFIKCLRFNHKNSDLLLAGSYDGTIHLWDLRKKNNLCESSSINCSHKNIVNDITWLQTKTNNQCLSTSSDGLCLIWDIRNLSNHIESFYLTKDPADTFDSLEKSNIISNNLGGTLSPDNLTKNTQNELSTSKLDVNDDNYYSANYIEWCLEAGPSKILVGTDEGYILSLSKRQSKHLELLQKYGTPNEKHLSAITSIKRVSINLKYFLTTDKWGFNIWSEDIKFPIISNYYNESIINKGHWIHDSPFFILTRKDGYLDFWNLLSNFNEPTIKHKICNSSITEIDAHLNNKYISIGNEEGDIHILKLGKSFCTNSSENKNALDELLERESKREKNLEYIRKQLNCIKKKKEYLSFSDIQIQDQQIDETERAYDSIRQL; encoded by the coding sequence atgaTAGATTACTACTATTgttatacaaataataaaagtgcAATTGggaaaaaatgtaaatttaGTAAATCGAAAAGCCAAATTATTGGAAGAATTGAACCaaataatcaaataaaaaaaaaatacatgtataaagaaaatataaattataatgatgaaaatattaaaaaatatagtgaagaatatattaatattgaaagtgtaaaattagaaaataaatttttttatcatagtGAAGGGGGATGGACAAAAGATGTTGATATTAGTGAacatcaaaataaattaaaatatataaaacgaTTAGACaaagatataaatttaataaatagcTTAAAATATCTTATGGGTGAAacaacaaaaataattaataaaaataattgtataaatatatatgaagaatattttaaagatgatattaaaaatgaagaacattttaaaataaaatcttTATTAGTAATTAAAGATAAACTtcgaaaatataatagattCGTTACATCTATTAAATGGGCAAATGATAATACACATAAAATAGCTATATCTTATTGTGTAaataattatcaaaaaattttaaataatacatcaaaaaattgtctattatataacttaaacgaaataaataatccttatcaaattttatattctaaatcatttataaaatgtttaagatttaatcataaaaattCAGATTTATTATTAGCGGGTTCATATGATGGTACTATTCATTTATGGGatctaagaaaaaaaaataatttatgtgAATCATCTTCTATAAATTGTagtcataaaaatattgttaatGATATTACATGGCTACAAACTAAAACTAATAACCAATGTCTTTCTACATCTAGTGATGGTTTATGTCTAATTTGGGATATTAGAAATCTTTCAAATCATATCGAATCTTTTTATTTAACTAAAGATCCAGCAGATACTTTTGATTCATTAGAAAAATCTAACATTATTTCAAATAACTTGGGTGGAACACTTTCTCCAGATAATCTAACCAAAAACACACAAAACGAACTCTCTACATCTAAATTAGATGTCAATGATGATAATTATTATAGTGCAAATTACATTGAATGGTGTCTAGAAGCTGGACCATCAAAAATATTAGTTGGAACAGATGAAGgatatattttatctttatcaAAAAGACAATCTAAACATTTAGAACTTCTTCAAAAATATGGAACACCAAATGAAAAACATTTATCTGCTATTACTAGCATTAAAAGAGTttcaattaatttaaaatattttttaacaaccGATAAATGGGGTTTTAATATATGGTCTGAAGATATTAAATTTCCTATAATctcaaattattataatgaatctattattaataaaggaCATTGGATTCATGATTCTccgttttttattttaacaagAAAAGATGGATATTTAGATTTTTGGAATTTACTTTCTAATTTTAATGAACCAACCattaaacataaaatatgtaattcTTCTATAACTGAAATAGATGCACATCtaaataacaaatatatatctataggAAATGAAGAAGGtgatatacatatattaaaactTGGTAAAAGCTTTTGTACAAATTCaagtgaaaataaaaatgcattAGATGAATTGCTTGAAAGGGAATCTAAAAGAGAAAAGAATCTAGAATACATTAGAAAGCAACTTAATTgcatcaaaaaaaaaaaagagtaTTTGTCCTTTTCAGATATACAAATTCAAGATCAACAAATAGATGAGACTGAACGGGCTTATGATTCAATTCGACAGTTGTGA
- a CDS encoding phosphoenolpyruvate carboxylase, putative, whose protein sequence is MENNPNISEVGGEDDGKLRFLIEGKMMETQYSVDFIKPLKGDIKALDFLLFDMLKNNLPPNLYEILCTIHDLSEKYSENPTNENFELLKNCVYNLKDEYLGTIVNAFGHMCVLSNFAEWAHRGRRRKAFEKAFIPNDKIYGAVYETLRGTFNILINNGININDIYDQICNQTIEFVLTTHPTQAIRTSLLKNYIQLGELLLKLDNTNKELYKKKLLCDNLKAYLLSSWKTDVIRRIKPTPIDEAITLLDIVENCIFYRIPNIIRYIDNVLLEYNMPPIKLKSKICLFSSWAGGDRDGNPFVLPETTEYVCYMNKIRGCELFIPMIEKLIRDLTIHQCTVHFKNYVKNLEHNISDIIFDKDQYRLGKKFQWFSPFSKYNKKEIYRRVLLIVLTKLKSVVYVYKALISGDSVDPDFQKLMFKSTEEFEEILLECYKSLIESGNALIAEGYLKDVIRNVNIFGLHLMKLDIRQESEKHIQAMNYICEKLNIKKYELLNEEERITFLTDILESNRPIIPNNIEQEPDVSSDFLNIIKTFDMCSKMEEDALGAYIISMCQNASDILLVEVFQTSFKKNIHRKTQRVVPLLETIQALQMSSTILENLIKNKWYRNHLKNNFDNIQEIMIGYSDSGKDGGRLTSAWELFKAQEKLVQVGAKYSIEIRFFHGRGGSVSRGGGPQHLAILSQPINTIKNYTRITIQGEVITQDFGLKGMALRSVETYISALLKCSLLKNRVLIKQEWRDLMDDISELTTKEYRKIVYENPDFVKYFRYATPEIEIGKLNLGSRPSKRKKGNVESLRAIPWVFSWTQNRMHLSVWLGIEEIYQYIMDNNKLQILQDMYKNWPFCTSFFNLISMVMAKASIKIAEEYDILVPNHLKYIGVQLREKLKKSMELTLLVTNEQNFCDNDQITKRSIETRTKWVTVCNLIQIQALKRLREKEENADLDPNHSEDDGNNDDNNNGNDSMTLKVSKDKLLLNQISIKNEAINKDDDNTTTNDEHINNPTKKYDTEYIFKKTDAYDKPEDLKDNSYTNSSIIIDPHLSRKKSKLIKNPKFEPLLNYSSPCLHSDFENYPLYDDYIGSENKYNKIISKNFHSNYDEASKTYIDYVSVNDALIVSIKAIAAGMQNTG, encoded by the coding sequence atggaaaataatcCGAATATTTCAGAAGTTGGTGGGGAAGATGACGGAAAATTAAGGTTTTTGATAGAAGGTAAAATGATGGAAACACAATATTCAGTTGATTTTATTAAACCCTTAAAAGGTGATATAAAAGCATtagattttttattatttgatatgttaaaaaataacttaCCTCCAAATTTGTACGAAATATTATGTACAATTCATGATTTATCCGAAAAATATAGTGAAAATCCTActaatgaaaattttgaattattaaaaaattgtgtatataatttaaaagatgAATATCTTGGAACAATTGTAAACGCATTTGGTCATATGTGTGTATTATCAAATTTTGCTGAATGGGCACATAGAGGAAGAAGAAGGAAAGCATTTGAAAAAGCTTTTATTCCTAACGATAAAATATATGGTGCTGTTTACGAAACATTAAGAGGCAcctttaatatattaataaataacggaataaatataaatgatatttatgATCAAATATGTAACCAAACTATTGAATTTGTTTTAACTACACATCCAACACAAGCTATTAGAACCTCActcttaaaaaattatatacagtTAGGAGAATTATTACTAAAACTTGATAACACAAATaaagaattatataaaaaaaaattattatgtgataatttaaaagcttatttattatcatcttGGAAAACAGATGTTATTAGACGAATAAAACCAACACCTATCGATGAAGCTATAACTTTACTTGATATAGTtgaaaattgtattttttacaGAATACCAAATATTATTAGATATATagataatgtattattagaATATAATATGCCTcctattaaattaaaatcaaaaatatgtttattttcatcatggGCAGGTGGTGATAGAGATGGAAACCCTTTTGTTTTACCAGAAACAACAGAATATGTTtgttatatgaataaaataagaGGTTGTGAATTATTTATTCCTATGATTGAAAAACTAATCAGAGATTTAACAATACACCAATGTACTgttcattttaaaaattatgttaaAAATTTAGAACATAATATATctgatattatttttgataaagATCAATATAGATTAGGAAAAAAATTCCAATGGTTTTCtccattttcaaaatataataaaaaagaaatatatagaagagtacttttaattgttttaacaaaattaaaaagtgttgtatatgtatataaagcATTAATATCTGGTGATTCTGTTGATCCAgattttcaaaaattaatGTTTAAGAGTACAGAAGAATTTGAAGAAATTTTATTAGAATGCTATAAAAGTCTTATAGAATCTGGAAATGCATTAATTGCTGAAGGATATTTAAAAGATGTTATTAgaaatgttaatatatttggGTTACATCTTATGAAATTAGATATTCGACAAGAATCAGAAAAACATATACAAGCaatgaattatatatgtgaaaaattaaatataaaaaaatatgaattattaaatgaagaagaaagaataacatttttaacaGATATACTTGAATCAAATAGACCTATAATACCAAATAATATAGAACAAGAACCAGATGTATCTTcagattttttaaatattattaaaacttTTGATATGTGCTCAAAAATGGAGGAAGATGCATTAGGAGCTTATATTATTTCAATGTGTCAAAATGCTTCTGATATTTTATTAGTGGAAGTATTCCAAAcaagttttaaaaaaaatatacacagAAAAACACAACGTGTTGTACCATTATTAGAAACTATACAAGCATTACAAATGTCATCTACTATATtagaaaatttaataaaaaataaatggtatagaaatcatttaaaaaataattttgataatatcCAAGAAATAATGATAGGTTATTCTGATTCAGGAAAAGATGGTGGTCGATTAACTTCTGCATGGGAATTATTTAAAGCACAAGAAAAACTAGTACAAGTCGGGGCAAAATATTCTATCGAAATACGATTCTTTCATGGAAGAGGTGGTAGTGTTAGTCGAGGTGGTGGGCCACAACATTTAGCAATTTTATCTCAACCaattaatacaataaaaaattatacaagaATAACTATACAAGGAGAAGTTATTACACAAGATTTTGGGTTGAAAGGTATGGCATTAAGATCCGTTGAAACATATATTAGTGCACTTTTAAAATGttctttattaaaaaatagagTTTTAATCAAACAAGAATGGAGAGATCTTATGGATGATATTAGTGAATTGACTACTAAAGAATACAGAAAAATTGTTTATGAAAACCCTGattttgttaaatattttagaTATGCAACTCCTGAAATCGAAATtggaaaattaaatttaGGATCAAGACCatcaaaaagaaaaaaaggaaatgtAGAATCATTAAGAGCTATTCCTTGGGTTTTTTCATGGACTCAAAATAGAATGCATCTATCTGTTTGGTTAGGAATTGAagaaatatatcaatatattatggataataataaattacaaattttacaagatatgtataaaaattgGCCTTTTTGTACAAGCTTTTTTAATCTAATTAGTATGGTTATGGCTAAAGCTAGTATAAAAATAGCAGAAGAATATGATATTTTAGTTCCAAaccatttaaaatatataggaGTACAATTACGtgaaaaacttaaaaaatcaaTGGAATTAACTTTGCTTGTTACAAATGAACAAAACTTTTGTGATAATGATCAAATAACAAAAAGATCGATTGAAACTAGAACCAAATGGGTTACTGTTTGTAATTTAATTCAAATACAGGCTCTCAAACGTTTAagagaaaaagaagaaaacgCAGATCTTGATCCTAATCATTCTGAAGATGATggtaataatgatgataataataatggtaaTGATAGTATGACATTAAAAGTGTCTAAAGATAAATTACTTTTAAATCAGATTTCGATCAAAAATGAAGCCATAAATaaagatgatgataataCTACTACAAATGatgaacatataaataatcccacaaaaaaatatgatactgaatatatttttaaaaaaacagaTGCATATGATAAACCTGAAGACTTAAAAGATAATTCATATACAAATAGTAGTATTATTATTGATCCACATTTAAGtagaaaaaaaagcaaattaataaaaaatccAAAATTTGAACCtcttttaaattattcaTCTCCATGTTTACATAGtgattttgaaaattatCCACTTTATGATGATTATATAGGAtcagaaaataaatataataaaattatctcAAAAAATTTTCATTCAAATTATGATGAAGCATCAAAAACTTACATAGATTATGTTTCTGTTAATGATGCTTTAATTGTATCTATAAAGGCAATTGCAGCGGGTATGCAAAATACCGGATAA